The following are encoded in a window of Limibacter armeniacum genomic DNA:
- a CDS encoding PKD domain-containing protein yields the protein MKFNRFFIYLMAGLILGLTACTFEPEKTDIGPAPTAEEVSISVDDSDPNQLVFVNTTPGAFNAVWDLGNGTKVTGNEATGIYPLSGEYTVTLTVITKGGSVTVTQNVTIVEDNYALLDREDYNNLTGGAEALNGKNWVWDQTEVGHMGIGPVDTETADWWKATPAAKEGRGAYDDVINFSIYGFGFSLQNNGDTYAKSYMQEELEGMGGTVVKDDDDITFDITLNTAGWGWSIVDKEDGQYLVFTGGAFPSWHVGGNQEYKILKMNEDELQLRTIGGDGNAWYLGFIREGFERPSEPEPEVPAKPIEVNDLHDDFEGNGNLTWFIEEVEGFDVYDNPAPVGINTSAKVAKYTRTGDNEWANAQIQLGYRMDLTTRNVIKVKVFIPTYNDYTSENGGTVGGTLQKKLSLKLQDSQHLAPWETQIEVAHVIDDSQLGQWVELEFDFSAAADRTDFDKIIVQFGGEGHFNPGIFFLDDIELL from the coding sequence ATGAAATTCAATAGATTTTTCATATATCTGATGGCAGGTCTGATCTTAGGTTTGACTGCCTGTACGTTCGAGCCAGAAAAGACCGACATCGGTCCAGCTCCAACAGCCGAAGAGGTATCAATTAGTGTTGATGATTCCGATCCAAACCAATTGGTATTTGTAAATACGACTCCTGGTGCATTCAATGCAGTTTGGGATTTGGGTAATGGAACAAAAGTGACAGGAAACGAAGCTACTGGTATTTATCCATTAAGTGGGGAGTATACTGTTACCTTGACAGTAATTACAAAAGGTGGTTCTGTAACTGTTACTCAAAATGTTACTATCGTAGAAGACAATTATGCATTACTTGATAGAGAGGACTATAATAATCTGACAGGTGGAGCAGAAGCTCTAAATGGTAAAAACTGGGTTTGGGACCAAACAGAAGTAGGTCACATGGGAATTGGTCCAGTTGATACTGAGACTGCAGATTGGTGGAAAGCAACTCCTGCAGCAAAAGAAGGAAGAGGCGCATACGATGATGTAATTAACTTCAGCATCTATGGATTTGGATTCAGCCTACAGAATAATGGTGATACATACGCAAAAAGCTACATGCAAGAAGAGCTTGAGGGTATGGGTGGTACTGTCGTGAAAGACGATGACGACATCACTTTTGATATCACATTGAATACTGCTGGTTGGGGTTGGTCAATTGTTGACAAGGAAGATGGTCAGTACTTGGTATTTACTGGTGGAGCTTTCCCTTCATGGCATGTAGGCGGTAATCAGGAGTACAAAATCCTGAAAATGAATGAGGATGAACTGCAGTTGCGTACAATTGGTGGCGATGGAAATGCTTGGTATTTAGGTTTTATCCGTGAAGGATTTGAAAGGCCATCTGAGCCGGAGCCTGAAGTACCAGCGAAGCCAATTGAAGTAAACGATCTGCATGATGACTTCGAAGGAAATGGTAACTTGACTTGGTTCATAGAGGAAGTAGAAGGTTTTGATGTATATGATAACCCTGCACCAGTAGGAATCAATACTTCTGCAAAAGTAGCGAAATATACACGCACAGGTGACAATGAGTGGGCAAACGCACAAATCCAATTGGGTTATAGAATGGACTTGACAACTAGAAATGTTATCAAGGTTAAGGTGTTTATCCCAACTTATAATGATTACACTTCTGAAAATGGTGGTACAGTTGGTGGAACACTTCAAAAGAAACTTTCATTGAAATTGCAAGACTCACAACATCTTGCTCCTTGGGAGACTCAGATTGAAGTAGCCCACGTGATTGACGATTCTCAGTTAGGTCAGTGGGTAGAGTTGGAGTTTGACTTTAGTGCAGCTGCTGATCGTACTGATTTCGATAAAATCATCGTACAGTTTGGTGGTGAAGGACACTTCAACCCAGGTATTTTCTTCTTGGATGATATCGAACTACTGTAA
- a CDS encoding 7TM diverse intracellular signaling domain-containing protein, producing the protein MRRLLFSLLLLFIGFNARAFDLAEFYYLTDSNEQMVPSRSISYLKEKGQRLGINDVLKLGKEKWSYEARAEVLTMKDPSVPYWIRVDLVGDALKNGEWMMEVLDSHVDSLAAYVVVDSVVRDLGTSGMKMLFGERTFKHKNFIYNVPSGTEHVTFYFRYTSVYRTAFIYKVWKDERLVEYATTEYYMLGGFYGILVLLAVYNLLLFFSAKERFYIFYVLFVISCIFVGMVEDRTGFQFIWPSMPFLNRIIDYISPLFFLVATVLFGSTFLRMDEKHKTGWRLLWVTVGLNLLYFFYGLFKGQLLWNSPYYILPFGVVFVYALMILRKGDMESRFFLVGYAFVMLGVSIISLRALGIYIIYHILGVYAFNFSLIMKVFFFSMALAERYRMLKEEKESAQQRIIQQLRDNEKIIEQKVVERTDKINKQKLIIESKNDELSEVNQQLEQQSLQLAKQADEIARMNELLKGENMQLQESVKEIATARVLMQDVNMDEFTRIFPNDQACFQYLEELKWDGETFECKKCGNDKYSKGTGPFARRCTKCGFNESTTNGTLFHRLHFPIQKAFYILFLVYAKKGDVTAAELSTELDVRHNTCWKFSKKVKERLGRLKDVKSTDKHGWSKLIID; encoded by the coding sequence ATGAGACGTCTTCTTTTTTCACTTCTATTATTATTTATTGGATTTAATGCACGTGCTTTTGACTTGGCGGAGTTTTATTACCTGACTGACAGTAATGAGCAGATGGTACCTAGCCGGTCAATAAGCTATTTGAAAGAAAAGGGGCAACGATTGGGGATCAATGATGTACTGAAACTTGGAAAAGAGAAGTGGAGCTATGAGGCACGAGCAGAAGTATTGACCATGAAAGATCCAAGTGTACCTTATTGGATTAGGGTTGATTTGGTTGGAGATGCTTTGAAGAACGGGGAGTGGATGATGGAAGTGCTGGACAGCCATGTGGATAGCCTGGCAGCTTATGTTGTAGTAGACAGTGTTGTTCGGGATTTGGGTACATCCGGAATGAAAATGCTATTCGGTGAAAGAACCTTTAAGCACAAGAACTTTATTTACAATGTACCTTCCGGAACGGAGCATGTTACCTTTTACTTTAGGTATACTTCCGTTTATCGGACAGCATTTATATATAAGGTATGGAAAGATGAACGGTTAGTAGAGTATGCCACAACAGAATACTATATGCTTGGAGGGTTTTATGGTATTCTAGTCCTGTTGGCTGTCTATAACCTTCTATTGTTCTTTTCAGCAAAAGAGCGGTTCTACATCTTTTATGTACTCTTTGTAATCAGCTGTATTTTTGTGGGAATGGTAGAAGACCGGACAGGTTTCCAGTTTATCTGGCCATCAATGCCTTTCCTCAATCGAATAATCGATTATATTTCTCCCTTATTCTTTCTAGTGGCAACGGTCTTGTTCGGTAGTACTTTCTTGAGAATGGATGAAAAACATAAGACTGGCTGGCGCCTACTATGGGTGACGGTCGGGCTTAACTTGTTGTATTTCTTCTATGGGTTATTCAAGGGGCAGTTACTTTGGAACTCTCCTTACTATATTTTGCCTTTTGGGGTTGTCTTTGTTTATGCACTGATGATTTTACGGAAAGGAGACATGGAAAGCCGTTTCTTTTTGGTGGGATATGCATTTGTAATGCTTGGGGTGTCTATTATCTCCTTGCGAGCATTAGGCATTTATATCATCTACCACATTCTAGGAGTCTATGCTTTTAACTTTAGTTTGATCATGAAGGTGTTTTTCTTCTCAATGGCGTTGGCTGAGCGCTACAGGATGCTTAAGGAAGAAAAAGAAAGTGCGCAGCAGCGTATAATTCAACAGTTAAGGGATAATGAAAAAATTATTGAGCAGAAAGTTGTAGAACGTACTGACAAAATTAACAAACAAAAGCTGATCATTGAGTCTAAAAATGATGAACTCAGTGAAGTAAATCAGCAACTGGAACAGCAGTCACTTCAATTGGCAAAGCAGGCAGATGAGATAGCTCGTATGAATGAGTTGCTGAAAGGAGAGAATATGCAGCTTCAGGAAAGTGTAAAAGAAATTGCTACAGCAAGAGTACTCATGCAAGACGTCAACATGGATGAGTTTACAAGGATATTTCCAAACGATCAGGCTTGTTTCCAATACCTGGAAGAACTGAAATGGGATGGAGAGACCTTTGAGTGCAAGAAATGTGGCAATGATAAGTACTCTAAAGGTACAGGTCCTTTTGCGCGACGCTGTACCAAATGTGGATTTAATGAATCAACAACAAACGGGACATTATTCCACCGACTTCACTTCCCAATTCAAAAAGCTTTCTACATACTGTTTTTGGTATATGCCAAGAAAGGGGATGTTACAGCCGCTGAGCTTTCAACAGAATTGGATGTGCGTCATAATACTTGTTGGAAGTTCAGTAAAAAAGTGAAGGAGAGATTAGGGAGATTGAAAGATGTAAAAAGTACAGATAAACACGGGTGGTCTAAACTCATTATAGACTAA
- a CDS encoding SusC/RagA family TonB-linked outer membrane protein, whose protein sequence is MKNRTTQQINTLYVLVLVALLGILPFSKAAAQSDTVVGGKVISSDDKMPLPGVNVMVKGTNNGTITNFDGEYKLTTTQKNVTLVFSFIGYLSKEVSVNGASNIDVTLEPDVEQLEEVVVVGYGVQKKSVVTGAISSVKADEIAKTPVPSVEQALQGRTAGVMVSNDTGQPGAGITVRIRGVGTNGVASPLYIVDGVQVENLSFLNPGDIASMEVLKDAASSAIYGSRGANGVVLVTTKKGKSGKLVLNYDGYVGVQNPSRKVSVLNAREYMTLHNEARYNDGQSPLFTEEQIANNTVDTDWQDEIFNKNAVMTNHQLQLSGGNDISTFSVSTGYFAQDGIVGGGDKSNYNRFTFRINSEHKFTDRITLGQNLSFTKTNSQGIEEQNEFGSILYAATIHDPITPVYVTDQAEIDRLDQISPNPVKDPSGRFYGISQQGLREIVNPMAALQNTFNENMSRQLVGNFYGSIKLMDGLTFRSDYGYNIGNSSYRGFTPVAYFNVVNRVNNNSTWTGSSQYYNWQLENVLTYERTLGDHNFTLMAGTTHINEYREWINGSRTNLNLSGWDYAWLDNGANDETQKSNGAVGESRLMSYFGRLNYNYREKYLLTATIRMDGSSRFGPDNQFGYFPSVSAGWVLSEEDFLKQSELISFMKLRASWGQIGNEKIGNFAYLSLAGATISYPLGVSGSPVTGFGILNAANPALKWEASEQTNIGLEIGLLQDKLTMTAEYYNKVTKGLLSEEPIPSYVGLNNPTSNLGTVANSGVELNVTYRTIERDFNYSISGNVAYNQNEITELNNQNGYINSGAYYGHSGNSRMEIGYPLPFFYGYKTNGIFQSQEEVASYVGPEGQVIQPDAKAGDIRFVDTNNDGKIDDNDRTNIGSAVPTWTYGLTLGADYKNFDLSVFFQGQAGNKIANLSRRQDLTYQNYNARALDRWTGEGNDFPRMTHADPNKNYTRLNDMVHLEDGSFVRVKNIQLGYTLPNTIAEKAGLSRARLYMSVQNLYTWTKYSGFDPEIGGGGLEYGVDKGAYPQSQVILFGTNLTF, encoded by the coding sequence ATGAAAAACAGAACTACTCAACAAATCAATACCTTGTATGTGCTGGTATTGGTTGCACTGCTGGGAATATTACCCTTTAGCAAAGCAGCAGCGCAATCAGATACGGTAGTAGGAGGTAAAGTCATCTCTTCAGATGACAAGATGCCATTACCGGGGGTAAACGTAATGGTAAAAGGAACTAATAACGGAACTATAACCAATTTTGATGGTGAGTATAAACTCACAACTACTCAAAAAAATGTAACCCTAGTTTTTTCTTTTATTGGATACCTTTCAAAAGAAGTATCTGTAAATGGTGCGTCTAACATTGATGTAACACTTGAGCCTGATGTAGAGCAACTGGAAGAAGTTGTTGTAGTCGGTTATGGTGTGCAAAAGAAAAGTGTTGTGACAGGTGCTATTTCTTCTGTAAAAGCAGATGAGATTGCCAAAACACCAGTTCCATCAGTAGAGCAAGCACTTCAAGGTAGAACAGCGGGTGTAATGGTGTCTAACGACACAGGTCAGCCAGGTGCAGGTATTACAGTTCGTATACGTGGTGTCGGTACCAACGGTGTTGCTTCTCCACTTTACATTGTAGACGGTGTACAGGTAGAAAACCTAAGCTTCTTAAACCCAGGTGATATTGCATCAATGGAAGTCTTGAAAGATGCTGCTTCTTCTGCAATATACGGTTCTCGTGGTGCTAATGGTGTTGTATTGGTAACAACGAAGAAAGGTAAATCTGGAAAGCTAGTTCTTAACTACGATGGTTATGTTGGTGTACAGAATCCAAGTAGAAAAGTGAGTGTCCTGAATGCAAGAGAGTATATGACTTTGCATAATGAAGCTCGTTACAACGATGGACAAAGCCCACTGTTTACTGAGGAGCAAATTGCTAATAATACAGTAGATACAGACTGGCAGGATGAGATTTTTAATAAGAATGCCGTAATGACTAACCACCAGCTTCAACTTTCAGGTGGTAATGATATCTCTACGTTCTCGGTAAGTACAGGCTACTTTGCTCAGGATGGTATTGTTGGTGGAGGTGATAAGTCAAACTATAACCGTTTTACTTTCCGTATCAATTCTGAACATAAATTCACTGATAGAATTACTTTAGGACAGAACTTATCATTTACGAAAACAAATTCTCAAGGAATTGAAGAGCAAAATGAGTTTGGTTCGATTCTTTATGCTGCGACTATCCACGATCCAATTACACCTGTATATGTAACTGATCAGGCTGAGATTGATCGTTTGGATCAGATTTCTCCAAATCCAGTAAAAGATCCTAGTGGAAGATTTTATGGAATTTCTCAGCAAGGCTTGAGAGAGATTGTAAACCCAATGGCTGCTCTTCAGAATACTTTTAATGAAAACATGAGCCGCCAATTAGTAGGTAACTTCTATGGAAGTATCAAGCTAATGGATGGTCTGACTTTCCGTTCTGACTATGGTTATAACATAGGCAATTCAAGCTATAGAGGGTTCACACCAGTAGCTTACTTCAACGTAGTAAATAGGGTAAATAACAACAGTACTTGGACTGGTTCAAGCCAATATTACAACTGGCAGTTGGAGAATGTACTGACATACGAAAGAACACTAGGAGATCACAATTTCACGTTGATGGCTGGTACGACTCACATTAATGAGTACAGAGAATGGATTAATGGTAGCCGTACTAATTTGAATCTGTCAGGATGGGATTATGCTTGGCTAGATAATGGTGCTAACGATGAAACACAAAAATCAAATGGTGCAGTTGGCGAAAGCAGATTGATGTCTTATTTCGGAAGATTGAACTACAACTATAGAGAGAAATACCTGCTGACTGCTACAATCCGTATGGACGGTTCAAGCCGTTTCGGTCCTGACAATCAGTTCGGTTACTTCCCTTCAGTATCAGCTGGTTGGGTGCTTTCTGAAGAAGACTTCCTGAAGCAAAGTGAATTGATCAGCTTTATGAAGCTTAGAGCATCATGGGGACAAATTGGTAATGAAAAGATTGGAAACTTCGCTTATCTATCACTAGCAGGTGCTACAATCAGTTACCCATTAGGAGTTTCTGGGTCACCAGTTACAGGTTTTGGTATTCTAAACGCTGCAAACCCAGCATTGAAATGGGAAGCGTCTGAGCAGACAAACATTGGTCTCGAAATTGGCTTGTTGCAAGACAAGTTGACAATGACAGCTGAATACTATAACAAAGTAACGAAAGGATTGCTGTCAGAAGAGCCAATACCATCTTATGTAGGTTTGAATAACCCAACTTCGAACTTGGGAACGGTTGCAAATAGTGGTGTAGAATTAAATGTCACTTACCGTACAATCGAGCGTGACTTTAACTACAGTATTTCAGGTAATGTTGCTTATAACCAAAATGAGATAACTGAACTGAACAACCAAAATGGTTATATCAACTCTGGTGCATATTATGGACATTCGGGTAATAGCCGTATGGAAATAGGATACCCATTGCCTTTCTTCTATGGTTATAAAACAAATGGAATCTTCCAGTCTCAAGAAGAAGTAGCATCATATGTTGGACCTGAGGGACAAGTGATTCAGCCTGATGCTAAAGCTGGAGATATCAGATTTGTAGATACCAATAATGACGGTAAAATTGATGATAATGACAGAACAAATATCGGTTCTGCTGTACCAACTTGGACGTATGGTCTTACGTTAGGAGCTGATTACAAAAACTTTGATTTGTCAGTATTCTTCCAAGGACAGGCTGGTAACAAAATTGCAAACCTAAGCCGCCGTCAAGACTTGACTTATCAAAACTACAATGCTCGTGCATTGGATCGTTGGACTGGCGAAGGCAATGATTTCCCAAGAATGACACACGCTGACCCTAATAAGAACTACACGCGTTTGAACGACATGGTACACTTGGAAGATGGTTCATTCGTACGTGTAAAAAACATTCAGTTGGGATATACTTTACCAAATACAATAGCTGAAAAAGCTGGCTTAAGCAGAGCAAGACTGTACATGTCAGTACAGAACCTTTACACTTGGACTAAGTACTCTGGTTTCGATCCTGAAATCGGTGGTGGCGGATTGGAGTATGGCGTAGATAAAGGCGCTTACCCACAGTCTCAAGTTATTCTATTCGGTACTAACCTTACATTCTAA
- a CDS encoding BCCT family transporter translates to MDKRVISGALVVGISFVLAGIWQPATLLELTDHLNQVIRYNFGLFYLVLGLLLVVFCIWVAMSKYGHVKLGDADDKPEYSRLSWISMLYSAGMGAGLLQRGVQEPSYFFWYPPSEAVSVTTNAMKYVFFHWGLTAWGFYAFFGLVIGYYQFRLKQPALTSTALPKINSPRIQKYFKSGADLLAVIATLFGVTASLGLGTMQIAGGISQLYELDSFNSLAIVMIILLGTISLLSAMSGITKGIKWLSNINMTVALALMLFVLLVGNKQAVFGAFAEGTIAYVSDFFRLSIDTGFLGSDYNFVHDWTVFYWAFWLAWAPFTGVFIARISKGRTIREYVFGVLLLPTIGTLVWFAIFGGNILNILDAKSLQLEQGAFTNLYTSMFEFFQYLPFSEALNLITVFLLCTFLITSIDSATFVLGMMSSRGVNNPSGKVKLLWGIIIPAVTIICIYISGDEVLKTMSNLLVIAALPLGFLMTIMLFDFVKKIRKGK, encoded by the coding sequence ATGGATAAAAGAGTTATATCGGGCGCTTTGGTAGTTGGAATTAGCTTTGTATTGGCGGGTATTTGGCAGCCAGCTACATTGCTTGAATTGACAGACCATTTGAATCAGGTAATAAGGTATAACTTTGGTCTGTTTTACTTGGTTTTGGGGCTTCTGTTAGTGGTATTCTGTATTTGGGTGGCAATGTCAAAATACGGGCATGTAAAATTGGGGGACGCTGATGATAAGCCAGAATACAGCCGTCTATCTTGGATTTCCATGCTCTATAGTGCAGGAATGGGGGCAGGGCTACTCCAAAGAGGCGTTCAGGAGCCTTCTTACTTTTTCTGGTATCCACCATCTGAAGCGGTTTCTGTAACTACCAATGCCATGAAATATGTGTTTTTCCATTGGGGACTAACAGCATGGGGCTTCTATGCTTTCTTTGGTTTGGTAATAGGATATTATCAGTTCCGGCTAAAGCAGCCAGCCTTAACAAGTACCGCCTTACCTAAAATTAACTCACCGAGGATACAAAAGTACTTCAAGTCTGGAGCTGACTTGCTGGCAGTGATCGCTACCTTATTTGGTGTCACGGCCTCATTGGGGCTTGGAACTATGCAAATAGCAGGAGGGATAAGTCAACTGTATGAGTTGGACTCCTTCAATTCACTGGCAATAGTCATGATCATACTGCTAGGGACTATTTCATTGCTCTCTGCTATGTCTGGCATTACAAAAGGTATCAAATGGCTCTCCAACATCAATATGACAGTGGCTTTGGCGCTGATGCTTTTTGTCTTGTTGGTAGGGAATAAGCAGGCTGTTTTTGGTGCTTTTGCTGAAGGAACGATAGCCTATGTGAGCGATTTTTTCAGGTTAAGTATTGATACAGGCTTCTTGGGAAGTGATTATAATTTTGTCCATGACTGGACTGTCTTTTATTGGGCATTCTGGTTGGCTTGGGCTCCTTTTACAGGGGTGTTTATTGCTAGAATTTCAAAAGGAAGAACAATACGGGAATATGTATTTGGAGTATTGCTTTTACCGACTATAGGCACGCTGGTATGGTTTGCCATTTTTGGCGGAAACATACTGAACATTTTGGATGCGAAAAGTCTTCAGCTGGAGCAAGGAGCTTTCACGAACCTATATACGTCCATGTTTGAGTTCTTTCAATACCTACCATTTAGCGAAGCCTTGAATTTGATCACTGTATTCCTGCTGTGTACTTTCCTGATTACCTCTATTGATTCAGCTACATTTGTATTGGGTATGATGAGTAGTCGGGGTGTAAACAACCCAAGTGGAAAGGTGAAGCTACTTTGGGGAATTATCATACCTGCCGTTACCATTATTTGTATTTATATAAGCGGGGATGAAGTGCTGAAAACGATGAGTAATTTGTTGGTGATAGCCGCATTGCCATTGGGTTTTCTGATGACCATTATGCTATTCGATTTTGTGAAAAAAATTCGGAAAGGAAAGTGA
- a CDS encoding RagB/SusD family nutrient uptake outer membrane protein, translating into MKGIKIFAFVLSAMMLGSCTDFLDLDPKTAQTEENFFQDRKDAFAALMGIYEPLRSDFGQSYHPYAMVSDIMSDDVYPGGGGSADMLTWQNVARFKAQPQEDTPLAMWKKGYRGVGRANQLLAKFDQIQFKTSEQEDAENFKGEALFLRGHYYFELARFYGNIPLSLEPLAADNWQGVELTSADEVYAQIAADMLAAIPMMRDSRFGDTQLGRLTKWAAMSEMVKVFQYYTGYYNKTELPVAGGGSFTLTDAIEMAESVVNESGHTLLEDYATLFTAEGDFSSEVIFEIPFTSSGSGEWNDTKLGNIQCQMSGPRGHNGNMLLQGWGFGIPTHSLYAEFEAGDERLTASIITGEQLLNDTPNLEASYTNTGYFTFKYTTHINRQAESNPDLNWPQNYHYIRLADVMLMAAELNLKAGNTAAAVDQVNMVRSRAGLADVSSVDLDGIYHERRVELALEGHRYWDLLRRGVDYAKSQIDVTNYEMRAPSIAGKPATGDVGSPSDFEVNFDAAKKGLFPIPQSERDLNPNLKQNDGY; encoded by the coding sequence ATGAAAGGGATTAAAATATTTGCATTCGTCCTATCGGCGATGATGCTAGGAAGCTGTACAGACTTTTTGGATTTGGATCCAAAGACTGCACAAACAGAAGAAAACTTTTTCCAAGACAGAAAAGATGCATTTGCTGCATTGATGGGTATTTATGAGCCGCTTCGTTCTGACTTTGGACAATCATATCACCCATATGCCATGGTATCTGATATCATGTCTGATGATGTGTACCCAGGAGGCGGTGGATCAGCAGATATGTTGACATGGCAAAATGTTGCAAGATTTAAAGCTCAGCCTCAGGAAGATACTCCTTTGGCAATGTGGAAAAAAGGATATAGAGGAGTAGGAAGAGCTAACCAGCTTTTGGCTAAGTTTGATCAAATACAGTTCAAGACTTCAGAGCAAGAAGATGCTGAAAACTTTAAAGGGGAAGCCCTTTTTCTTAGAGGTCACTATTACTTTGAGCTAGCTCGTTTCTATGGTAATATTCCATTGAGCTTAGAGCCACTTGCTGCTGATAACTGGCAAGGAGTAGAGCTGACTTCAGCGGATGAGGTATATGCTCAAATAGCAGCAGACATGCTTGCAGCTATTCCAATGATGAGAGACTCCAGATTTGGTGATACTCAATTGGGTCGTTTGACAAAGTGGGCTGCTATGTCAGAGATGGTAAAAGTATTCCAGTACTATACAGGTTACTACAATAAGACTGAGTTGCCAGTAGCAGGCGGTGGTAGTTTTACACTTACTGATGCTATCGAGATGGCTGAGTCTGTAGTCAATGAATCAGGTCATACGCTATTGGAGGACTACGCTACACTGTTTACTGCTGAAGGTGATTTCTCAAGTGAAGTGATTTTTGAGATTCCATTTACAAGTAGTGGAAGTGGTGAGTGGAATGATACGAAACTAGGTAATATCCAGTGTCAAATGTCAGGTCCAAGAGGCCATAATGGTAATATGTTGCTTCAAGGATGGGGCTTTGGAATACCAACACATTCTCTTTATGCGGAGTTTGAAGCTGGTGATGAGCGTCTTACTGCTTCAATAATTACAGGTGAGCAACTATTGAATGATACTCCAAACTTGGAGGCAAGCTATACCAACACTGGTTACTTTACATTCAAATACACAACGCATATTAACCGTCAGGCAGAGTCGAATCCGGACTTGAACTGGCCACAAAATTACCATTACATCCGATTGGCAGATGTGATGTTGATGGCAGCAGAATTAAACCTTAAAGCAGGTAACACAGCAGCTGCAGTAGATCAGGTAAATATGGTACGTAGTCGTGCAGGTTTGGCCGACGTTTCATCTGTTGATTTGGATGGTATCTATCATGAAAGAAGAGTGGAATTGGCATTGGAAGGTCACCGTTACTGGGATCTTTTAAGAAGAGGTGTTGATTATGCAAAATCTCAGATCGATGTAACAAATTATGAGATGAGAGCACCATCAATTGCTGGCAAGCCTGCAACTGGTGATGTGGGATCTCCATCGGATTTCGAGGTTAACTTCGACGCTGCTAAGAAGGGATTATTCCCAATTCCTCAATCAGAAAGGGATCTTAACCCTAATCTGAAACAAAATGATGGCTATTAA